A stretch of Castanea sativa cultivar Marrone di Chiusa Pesio chromosome 2, ASM4071231v1 DNA encodes these proteins:
- the LOC142623944 gene encoding uncharacterized protein LOC142623944 isoform X1 has protein sequence MELFRLLLHKFFLSIHTHILQRAYPTFFLLCSSSSYNTAKPEKVRMRVSTGAVEAAEVNIRPINSEVVSQEEVSGSLEQKNLIDYSAERKKSLQARYSYGIIFLVTNLIAWFIRDYGQRLLPQLHYLKACGTGGHDCFRTLGVLRVSLGCFIFFFLMFLSTISTRKLFEARNTWHSRWWAFKFFLFIVSVAVPFFLSSDFIQLYGEFARIGAGVFLLLQLVSVIQFINWWNNYWMPDKERKQSCSLGLFMSTLFYIASICGIVVMYPFYAPRTLCTLNIFFITWTAILLIVMMVVSLHSKVNRGLLSSGIMASYVVFLCWSAIRSEPASEKCYTKEQVNGNGDWTTILSFLMAICAIVMATFSTGIDSQSFQFRKDEVQQEDDIPYKYGFFHLVFSLGAMYFAMLFISWNLNSSVRKWSIDVGWASTWVKIVNEWFAATLYLWTLISPVVIQSKVMDHDEPKQQTDESAIP, from the exons ATGGAGCTTTTTAGACTACTGCTACACAAGTTTTTCTTAAgtatacatacacacatactACAAAGAGCTTATCCCACATTCTTCCTGCTCTGCTCTTCAAGCTCATACAACACTGCAAAACCAGAGAAAGTAAG AATGAGAGTGTCCACTGGAGCAGTTGAAGCTGCAGAAGTAAATATTAGGCCAATAAACTCTGAAGTTGTTTCTCAGGAAGAAGTATCTGGGTCATTGGAGCAAAAGAACCTTATTGATTACTCAGCAGAAAGGAAGAAGTCACTGCAAGCCCGTTATTCATATGGCATTATCTTCTTGGTAACAAATCTTATTGCATGGTTTATCCGTGACTATGGGCAAAGGCTTTTACCTCAGCTTCATT ATCTAAAAGCTTGTGGAACTGGGGGACATGATTGTTTTCGAACATTGGGAGTTCTTCGCGTGAGTTTAGGATGTTTT atatttttctttcttatgttTCTTAGTACTATTAGTACAAGGAAATTGTTTGAAGCTCGCAATACTTGGCATTCCAGATGGTGGGCATTTAAGTTTTTCCTATTCATTGTATCAGTGGCAGTTCCATTCTTCTTGTCTTCAGATTTTATTCAGTTATATG GTGAATTCGCTCGCATTGGCGCAGG GGTTTTTCTCCTCCTCCAACTTGTAAGTGTCATCCAGTTTATCAATTGGTGGAATAATTACTGGATGCCTGATAAGGAAAGAAAGCAAAG CTGCTCCCTTGGGTTATTCATGTCAACACTTTTCTACATTGCTTCCATATGTGGAATTGTGGTGATGTACCCATTCTATGCCCCAAGAACGTTATGCACACTCAACATATTTTTCATCACATGGACCGCAATTCTGCTAATTGTGATGATGGTTGTATCCTTGCATTCAAAG GTCAACCGAGGTCTTTTATCTTCGGGGATTATGGCTTCTTACGTTGTTTTCCTCTGTTGGTCTGCGATCAGAAG TGAACCTGCCTCTGAGAAATGCTACACAAAAGAGCAAGTGAATGGAAATGGTGATTGGACTACCATACTT AGTTTTTTGATGGCAATATGTGCAATTGTCATGGCAACCTTTTCGACTGGGATTGATTCACAGTCATTTCAG TTTCGCAAAGATGAAGTCCAGCAGGAGGATGATATTCCTTATAAGTATGGATTTTTCCACCTGGTATTTTCTTTGGGGGCCATGTACTTTGCAATGTTATTTATCAGTTGGAACCTAAACAGCTCAGTGAGGAA GTGGAGCATTGATGTTGGCTGGGCAAGTACATGGGTGAAAATAGTCAACGAGTGGTTCGCAGCAACATTATACT TATGGACCCTGATCTCCCCTGTTGTGATACAGAGCAAGGTCATGGACCATGATGAGCCTAAGCAGCAGACAGATGAATCAGCTATTCcatga
- the LOC142623944 gene encoding uncharacterized protein LOC142623944 isoform X2, giving the protein MELFRLLLHKFFLSIHTHILQRAYPTFFLLCSSSSYNTAKPEKVRMRVSTGAVEAAEVNIRPINSEVVSQEEVSGSLEQKNLIDYSAERKKSLQARYSYGIIFLVTNLIAWFIRDYGQRLLPQLHYLKACGTGGHDCFRTLGVLRVSLGCFIFFFLMFLSTISTRKLFEARNTWHSRWWAFKFFLFIVSVAVPFFLSSDFIQLYGEFARIGAGVFLLLQLVSVIQFINWWNNYWMPDKERKQSCSLGLFMSTLFYIASICGIVVMYPFYAPRTLCTLNIFFITWTAILLIVMMVVSLHSKVNRGLLSSGIMASYVVFLCWSAIRSEPASEKCYTKEQVNGNGDWTTILSFLMAICAIVMATFSTGIDSQSFQFRKDEVQQEDDIPYKYGFFHLVFSLGAMYFAMLFISWNLNSSVRKWSIDVGWASTWVKIVNEWFAATLY; this is encoded by the exons ATGGAGCTTTTTAGACTACTGCTACACAAGTTTTTCTTAAgtatacatacacacatactACAAAGAGCTTATCCCACATTCTTCCTGCTCTGCTCTTCAAGCTCATACAACACTGCAAAACCAGAGAAAGTAAG AATGAGAGTGTCCACTGGAGCAGTTGAAGCTGCAGAAGTAAATATTAGGCCAATAAACTCTGAAGTTGTTTCTCAGGAAGAAGTATCTGGGTCATTGGAGCAAAAGAACCTTATTGATTACTCAGCAGAAAGGAAGAAGTCACTGCAAGCCCGTTATTCATATGGCATTATCTTCTTGGTAACAAATCTTATTGCATGGTTTATCCGTGACTATGGGCAAAGGCTTTTACCTCAGCTTCATT ATCTAAAAGCTTGTGGAACTGGGGGACATGATTGTTTTCGAACATTGGGAGTTCTTCGCGTGAGTTTAGGATGTTTT atatttttctttcttatgttTCTTAGTACTATTAGTACAAGGAAATTGTTTGAAGCTCGCAATACTTGGCATTCCAGATGGTGGGCATTTAAGTTTTTCCTATTCATTGTATCAGTGGCAGTTCCATTCTTCTTGTCTTCAGATTTTATTCAGTTATATG GTGAATTCGCTCGCATTGGCGCAGG GGTTTTTCTCCTCCTCCAACTTGTAAGTGTCATCCAGTTTATCAATTGGTGGAATAATTACTGGATGCCTGATAAGGAAAGAAAGCAAAG CTGCTCCCTTGGGTTATTCATGTCAACACTTTTCTACATTGCTTCCATATGTGGAATTGTGGTGATGTACCCATTCTATGCCCCAAGAACGTTATGCACACTCAACATATTTTTCATCACATGGACCGCAATTCTGCTAATTGTGATGATGGTTGTATCCTTGCATTCAAAG GTCAACCGAGGTCTTTTATCTTCGGGGATTATGGCTTCTTACGTTGTTTTCCTCTGTTGGTCTGCGATCAGAAG TGAACCTGCCTCTGAGAAATGCTACACAAAAGAGCAAGTGAATGGAAATGGTGATTGGACTACCATACTT AGTTTTTTGATGGCAATATGTGCAATTGTCATGGCAACCTTTTCGACTGGGATTGATTCACAGTCATTTCAG TTTCGCAAAGATGAAGTCCAGCAGGAGGATGATATTCCTTATAAGTATGGATTTTTCCACCTGGTATTTTCTTTGGGGGCCATGTACTTTGCAATGTTATTTATCAGTTGGAACCTAAACAGCTCAGTGAGGAA GTGGAGCATTGATGTTGGCTGGGCAAGTACATGGGTGAAAATAGTCAACGAGTGGTTCGCAGCAACATTATACT AG
- the LOC142623944 gene encoding uncharacterized protein LOC142623944 isoform X3, with product MRVSTGAVEAAEVNIRPINSEVVSQEEVSGSLEQKNLIDYSAERKKSLQARYSYGIIFLVTNLIAWFIRDYGQRLLPQLHYLKACGTGGHDCFRTLGVLRVSLGCFIFFFLMFLSTISTRKLFEARNTWHSRWWAFKFFLFIVSVAVPFFLSSDFIQLYGEFARIGAGVFLLLQLVSVIQFINWWNNYWMPDKERKQSCSLGLFMSTLFYIASICGIVVMYPFYAPRTLCTLNIFFITWTAILLIVMMVVSLHSKVNRGLLSSGIMASYVVFLCWSAIRSEPASEKCYTKEQVNGNGDWTTILSFLMAICAIVMATFSTGIDSQSFQFRKDEVQQEDDIPYKYGFFHLVFSLGAMYFAMLFISWNLNSSVRKWSIDVGWASTWVKIVNEWFAATLYLWTLISPVVIQSKVMDHDEPKQQTDESAIP from the exons ATGAGAGTGTCCACTGGAGCAGTTGAAGCTGCAGAAGTAAATATTAGGCCAATAAACTCTGAAGTTGTTTCTCAGGAAGAAGTATCTGGGTCATTGGAGCAAAAGAACCTTATTGATTACTCAGCAGAAAGGAAGAAGTCACTGCAAGCCCGTTATTCATATGGCATTATCTTCTTGGTAACAAATCTTATTGCATGGTTTATCCGTGACTATGGGCAAAGGCTTTTACCTCAGCTTCATT ATCTAAAAGCTTGTGGAACTGGGGGACATGATTGTTTTCGAACATTGGGAGTTCTTCGCGTGAGTTTAGGATGTTTT atatttttctttcttatgttTCTTAGTACTATTAGTACAAGGAAATTGTTTGAAGCTCGCAATACTTGGCATTCCAGATGGTGGGCATTTAAGTTTTTCCTATTCATTGTATCAGTGGCAGTTCCATTCTTCTTGTCTTCAGATTTTATTCAGTTATATG GTGAATTCGCTCGCATTGGCGCAGG GGTTTTTCTCCTCCTCCAACTTGTAAGTGTCATCCAGTTTATCAATTGGTGGAATAATTACTGGATGCCTGATAAGGAAAGAAAGCAAAG CTGCTCCCTTGGGTTATTCATGTCAACACTTTTCTACATTGCTTCCATATGTGGAATTGTGGTGATGTACCCATTCTATGCCCCAAGAACGTTATGCACACTCAACATATTTTTCATCACATGGACCGCAATTCTGCTAATTGTGATGATGGTTGTATCCTTGCATTCAAAG GTCAACCGAGGTCTTTTATCTTCGGGGATTATGGCTTCTTACGTTGTTTTCCTCTGTTGGTCTGCGATCAGAAG TGAACCTGCCTCTGAGAAATGCTACACAAAAGAGCAAGTGAATGGAAATGGTGATTGGACTACCATACTT AGTTTTTTGATGGCAATATGTGCAATTGTCATGGCAACCTTTTCGACTGGGATTGATTCACAGTCATTTCAG TTTCGCAAAGATGAAGTCCAGCAGGAGGATGATATTCCTTATAAGTATGGATTTTTCCACCTGGTATTTTCTTTGGGGGCCATGTACTTTGCAATGTTATTTATCAGTTGGAACCTAAACAGCTCAGTGAGGAA GTGGAGCATTGATGTTGGCTGGGCAAGTACATGGGTGAAAATAGTCAACGAGTGGTTCGCAGCAACATTATACT TATGGACCCTGATCTCCCCTGTTGTGATACAGAGCAAGGTCATGGACCATGATGAGCCTAAGCAGCAGACAGATGAATCAGCTATTCcatga
- the LOC142623944 gene encoding uncharacterized protein LOC142623944 isoform X4: MGKGFYLSFIVNLKACGTGGHDCFRTLGVLRVSLGCFIFFFLMFLSTISTRKLFEARNTWHSRWWAFKFFLFIVSVAVPFFLSSDFIQLYGEFARIGAGVFLLLQLVSVIQFINWWNNYWMPDKERKQSCSLGLFMSTLFYIASICGIVVMYPFYAPRTLCTLNIFFITWTAILLIVMMVVSLHSKVNRGLLSSGIMASYVVFLCWSAIRSEPASEKCYTKEQVNGNGDWTTILSFLMAICAIVMATFSTGIDSQSFQFRKDEVQQEDDIPYKYGFFHLVFSLGAMYFAMLFISWNLNSSVRKWSIDVGWASTWVKIVNEWFAATLYLWTLISPVVIQSKVMDHDEPKQQTDESAIP, translated from the exons ATGGGCAAAGGCTTTTACCTCAGCTTCATTGTAA ATCTAAAAGCTTGTGGAACTGGGGGACATGATTGTTTTCGAACATTGGGAGTTCTTCGCGTGAGTTTAGGATGTTTT atatttttctttcttatgttTCTTAGTACTATTAGTACAAGGAAATTGTTTGAAGCTCGCAATACTTGGCATTCCAGATGGTGGGCATTTAAGTTTTTCCTATTCATTGTATCAGTGGCAGTTCCATTCTTCTTGTCTTCAGATTTTATTCAGTTATATG GTGAATTCGCTCGCATTGGCGCAGG GGTTTTTCTCCTCCTCCAACTTGTAAGTGTCATCCAGTTTATCAATTGGTGGAATAATTACTGGATGCCTGATAAGGAAAGAAAGCAAAG CTGCTCCCTTGGGTTATTCATGTCAACACTTTTCTACATTGCTTCCATATGTGGAATTGTGGTGATGTACCCATTCTATGCCCCAAGAACGTTATGCACACTCAACATATTTTTCATCACATGGACCGCAATTCTGCTAATTGTGATGATGGTTGTATCCTTGCATTCAAAG GTCAACCGAGGTCTTTTATCTTCGGGGATTATGGCTTCTTACGTTGTTTTCCTCTGTTGGTCTGCGATCAGAAG TGAACCTGCCTCTGAGAAATGCTACACAAAAGAGCAAGTGAATGGAAATGGTGATTGGACTACCATACTT AGTTTTTTGATGGCAATATGTGCAATTGTCATGGCAACCTTTTCGACTGGGATTGATTCACAGTCATTTCAG TTTCGCAAAGATGAAGTCCAGCAGGAGGATGATATTCCTTATAAGTATGGATTTTTCCACCTGGTATTTTCTTTGGGGGCCATGTACTTTGCAATGTTATTTATCAGTTGGAACCTAAACAGCTCAGTGAGGAA GTGGAGCATTGATGTTGGCTGGGCAAGTACATGGGTGAAAATAGTCAACGAGTGGTTCGCAGCAACATTATACT TATGGACCCTGATCTCCCCTGTTGTGATACAGAGCAAGGTCATGGACCATGATGAGCCTAAGCAGCAGACAGATGAATCAGCTATTCcatga
- the LOC142623944 gene encoding uncharacterized protein LOC142623944 isoform X5 yields the protein MFLSTISTRKLFEARNTWHSRWWAFKFFLFIVSVAVPFFLSSDFIQLYGEFARIGAGVFLLLQLVSVIQFINWWNNYWMPDKERKQSCSLGLFMSTLFYIASICGIVVMYPFYAPRTLCTLNIFFITWTAILLIVMMVVSLHSKVNRGLLSSGIMASYVVFLCWSAIRSEPASEKCYTKEQVNGNGDWTTILSFLMAICAIVMATFSTGIDSQSFQFRKDEVQQEDDIPYKYGFFHLVFSLGAMYFAMLFISWNLNSSVRKWSIDVGWASTWVKIVNEWFAATLYLWTLISPVVIQSKVMDHDEPKQQTDESAIP from the exons atgttTCTTAGTACTATTAGTACAAGGAAATTGTTTGAAGCTCGCAATACTTGGCATTCCAGATGGTGGGCATTTAAGTTTTTCCTATTCATTGTATCAGTGGCAGTTCCATTCTTCTTGTCTTCAGATTTTATTCAGTTATATG GTGAATTCGCTCGCATTGGCGCAGG GGTTTTTCTCCTCCTCCAACTTGTAAGTGTCATCCAGTTTATCAATTGGTGGAATAATTACTGGATGCCTGATAAGGAAAGAAAGCAAAG CTGCTCCCTTGGGTTATTCATGTCAACACTTTTCTACATTGCTTCCATATGTGGAATTGTGGTGATGTACCCATTCTATGCCCCAAGAACGTTATGCACACTCAACATATTTTTCATCACATGGACCGCAATTCTGCTAATTGTGATGATGGTTGTATCCTTGCATTCAAAG GTCAACCGAGGTCTTTTATCTTCGGGGATTATGGCTTCTTACGTTGTTTTCCTCTGTTGGTCTGCGATCAGAAG TGAACCTGCCTCTGAGAAATGCTACACAAAAGAGCAAGTGAATGGAAATGGTGATTGGACTACCATACTT AGTTTTTTGATGGCAATATGTGCAATTGTCATGGCAACCTTTTCGACTGGGATTGATTCACAGTCATTTCAG TTTCGCAAAGATGAAGTCCAGCAGGAGGATGATATTCCTTATAAGTATGGATTTTTCCACCTGGTATTTTCTTTGGGGGCCATGTACTTTGCAATGTTATTTATCAGTTGGAACCTAAACAGCTCAGTGAGGAA GTGGAGCATTGATGTTGGCTGGGCAAGTACATGGGTGAAAATAGTCAACGAGTGGTTCGCAGCAACATTATACT TATGGACCCTGATCTCCCCTGTTGTGATACAGAGCAAGGTCATGGACCATGATGAGCCTAAGCAGCAGACAGATGAATCAGCTATTCcatga
- the LOC142626487 gene encoding dirigent protein 16-like, whose product MSSAYIFLTMLVALVQVGMVFAVVDPVAATGKEPILELYMHDILGGSGPTARPITGLLGNIYDGQVPFARPIGFLPPQGGVAIPNADGAIPTVNGLNGIPLGTGLANTNFAGKTNSQNQPQTQLGPDGLGLGFGTITVIDDVLTSAPELGSQTIGKAQGVYVASSADGTTQMMTFTAMIEGGEYGDSLNFYGIYKIGSTMSYLSLTGGTGKFKNACGFAEVRSLIPPGQHVTDGAETLLRITVHLSY is encoded by the coding sequence ATGTCATCAGCTTACATTTTCCTCACAATGTTAGTTGCTCTAGTACAAGTGGGGATGGTTTTTGCTGTAGTTGACCCTGTAGCAGCCACTGGAAAAGAACCAATTCTTGAGTTATACATGCATGACATTCTTGGGGGTAGTGGCCCTACAGCAAGGCCAATCACTGGCTTGCTGGGTAACATCTATGATGGTCAAGTGCCCTTTGCAAGGCCAATAGGTTTCCTTCCCCCTCAAGGTGGAGTGGCTATCCCCAATGCCGATGGTGCCATTCCTACAGTTAATGGTCTCAATGGCATCCCACTAGGGACTGGCTTAGCCAATACAAATTTTGCGGGAAAAACAAACAGTCAGAACCAACCTCAAACCCAACTGGGACCTGATGGTTTGGGACTAGGATTTGGAACAATTACCGTCATTGATGATGTGCTGACCTCTGCACCTGAGTTGGGGTCACAGACCATTGGTAAAGCTCAAGGAGTTTACGTGGCAAGTTCAGCAGATGGAACTACACAGATGATGACGTTTACAGCCATGATTGAAGGAGGGGAATATGGTGACAGCCTAAACTTCTATGGTATATACAAGATAGGAAGCACCATGTCATATTTGTCATTGACTGGTGGTACTGGCAAGTTCAAGAATGCATGTGGGTTTGCCGAGGTGCGGTCACTTATCCCACCTGGCCAACATGTCACAGATGGTGCAGAGACATTGCTGAGGATAACAGTGCATCTAAGCTACTGA
- the LOC142623424 gene encoding dirigent protein 16-like, with amino-acid sequence MFKQSPPSIFIIMLVAIVQMTTVIAAVNHAVDSKEPTLELYLHDILGGSSPTARPITGLLGNIYNGQVPFAKQIGFIPPQGGVAIPNANGANPTVNGVNGLPLGTGLGGTAFAGNNQNPPQTQLGPDGLGLGFGTITVIDDILTSSPDLGSQTLGKAQGVYVASSADGTTQMMTFTAMIEGGEYNDNLNFYGVYKIGNAVSYLSVIGGTGKFKNAYGIAEVRPLLSSGQHVIDGAETLLRIIVHLKY; translated from the coding sequence ATGTTCAAGCAATCACCACCATCCATTTTCATCATAATGCTAGTTGCAATTGTGCAAATGACAACCGTCATTGCTGCAGTTAATCATGCAGTAGACAGCAAAGAACCAACACTTGAGTTATACTTGCATGACATTCTTGGGGGCAGTAGCCCTACAGCTAGGCCAATCACTGGCTTGTTAGGTAACATCTACAACGGTCAAGTGCCCTTTGCAAAGCAGATAGGGTTTATCCCTCCACAAGGAGGGGTTGCCATCCCCAATGCCAACGGTGCCAATCCAACCGTCAATGGTGTCAATGGTCTCCCACTAGGAACCGGCTTAGGTGGTACTGCTTTTGCAGGAAATAATCAGAACCCACCTCAGACTCAACTGGGACCTGATGGGTTGGGACTAGGCTTTGGAACAATCACCGTTATTGATGACATATTGACCTCCAGTCCTGATTTGGGATCTCAAACACTGGGGAAAGCTCAAGGAGTTTATGTGGCAAGCTCTGCAGATGGGACCACACAGATGATGACATTTACTGCTATGATTGAAGGAGGGGAATATAATGACAACCTCAATTTCTATGGGGTGTACAAGATTGGGAATGCCGTGTCATATTTGTCAGTGATAGGAGGGACTGGCAAGTTTAAGAATGCTTATGGGATTGCAGAAGTACGACCACTCTTATCTTCTGGTCAACATGTCATAGATGGTGCAGAGACACTGCTGAGGATCATCGTCCATCTAAAATATTGA
- the LOC142623423 gene encoding hydroxyethylthiazole kinase → MEEDKVRGKAEASGWPARAWRLLSKIRSESPLIQCITNMVSMDLMANTLLSAGASPAMIHSADEIPDFTPHARALCVNVGTLSADWLPAMKLAAQFASQSAKPWVLDPVAAGASGFRLKACLELVELKPTVIRGNASEVIALSKASLGPTKGVDSSHESTDAVEAAKSLAQASGAIVAVSGAVDIVTDGERVVGAHNGVPMMQRITATGCSVTALIAAFVAVDPLHALEATVSALSIFGVAGEMGMNLAKGPASLRMHLIDSLYGLDDAVVHSRVTITSFS, encoded by the exons atggAAGAAGACAAGGTGAGAGGAAAAGCAGAGGCAAGCGGGTGGCCCGCGAGAGCGTGGAGGCTTCTCTCCAAAATCCGAAGCGAATCGCCGCTTATCCAATGCATCACCAACATGGTGTCGATGGATCTCATGGCCAACACGCTCCTCTCCGCCGGTGCATCGCCCGCCATGATCCACAGCGCAGACGAGATTCCTGACTTCACACCCCACGCCCGCGCTCTCTGCGTCAACGTCGGCACTCTCTCTGCCGACTGGCTACCGGCCATGAAGCTCGCTGCCCAGTTCGCGTCTCAGTCCGCTAAGCCTTGGGTTCTCGACCCCGTTGCTGCTGGGGCTTCCGGTTTCCGGTTAAAGGCCTGTTTGGAACTCGTGGAACTTAAGCCCACTGTTATCCGAGGTAATGCGTCCGAGGTTATTGCTCTTTCCAAGGCCTCTCTAGGACCCACTaag GGTGTAGACAGCTCCCACGAGTCTACTGATGCTGTGGAAGCAGCGAAATCATTGGCTCAAGCAAGTGGTGCCATAGTTGCAGTATCTGGAGCTGTTGATATTGTTACAGATGGGGAGAGAGTTGTTGGTGCTCACAATGGGGTGCCCATGATGCAAAGAATCACAGCAACAGGATGTTCAGTCACTGCTCTTATTGCTGCTTTTGTTGCTGTTGATCCTTTGCACGCTTTGGAAGCAACAGTTTCTGCATTatccatatttggggttgccGGTGAGATGGGAATGAACTTGGCCAAGGGTCCAGCTTCCTTGCGAATGCACTTGATAGATTCTCTCTATGGGCTTGATGATGCTGTTGTACATTCTCGCGTTACCATAACCAGCTTTTCATAA
- the LOC142626113 gene encoding beta-glucuronosyltransferase GlcAT14A produces the protein MQNQSSPSSSPSPSPSPSPSPPTQHPFFTTIPIPSPKDHKTTLYIILATSLFSLLFFLSSSSTSTSQIRPDPYLFPTHQTSSEPSPPSIAYLISGSAGDSGRILRLLLATYHPKNQYLLHLDLTAPQSERDGLALSVQSIPIFKAAQNVNVVGKADYAYPKGSSAISFTLRGASILLRLSQNWDWFVTLNAADYPLVTQDDLLHILSYLPKSLNFVNHSSYIGWKESRKLRPIIVDPGLYLMEKSGMFYATQKRELPNAFRLFTGSSFSVLSRNFIDFCILGTDNLPRTLLMYFANTPSSLSNYFPTILCNSHKFNRTVINNNLLYATFDKSSNDEPRLLSSYDFEVMIQSGAAFATRFKSDDPVLDRIDREILGRSPGNVVPGGWCLGESGNHTCSVWGDSNVLRPSLGARRLEKRIVELLSNGTFQSHQCVVE, from the exons ATGCAAAACCAATCATCACCTTCATCGTCACCATCGCCatcaccctcaccctcaccctcaccACCAACACAGCACCCCTTCTTCACCACCATTCCAATTCCCAGTCCCAAAGATCACAAAACCACGCTCTACATCATCTTAGccacttctctcttctctctcctcttcttcctctcttcctcttccaccTCCACCTCCCAAATCCGACCCGATCCATATCTCTTCCCGACCCACCAAACCTCCTCCGAACCTTCCCCTCCCTCCATCGCCTACCTCATCTCCGGATCCGCCGGCGACTCGGGTCGGATCCTCCGTCTTCTCTTAGCCACCTACCACCCCAAAAACCAGTACCTCCTACACCTTGACCTCACTGCTCCACAATCTGAGCGTGATGGTCTCGCTCTTTCAGTCCAATCTATCCCCATTTTCAAAGCTGCCCAGAACGTCAATGTCGTCGGCAAGGCCGATTACGCTTACCCAAAGGGCTCCTCTGCTATCTCCTTCACGCTCCGTGGCGCCTCTATACTGCTCCGGCTTTCGCAGAATTGGGATTGGTTTGTTACTCTCAATGCCGCTGATTACCCACTTGTCACCCAAGATG ATCTTCTTCACATTTTGTCATATCTACCCAAAAGTCTTAACTTTGTGAATCATTCAAGTTACATCGGCTGGAAAGA GTCTAGGAAGTTGAGGCCGATAATTGTTGATCCGGGGCTTTATCTTATGGAGAAAAGTGGGATGTTTTATGCTACACAGAAGAGGGAGTTGCCTAATGCCTTCCGGTTGTTTACAG GTTCATCCTTCTCCGTTTTAAGTCGTAACTTTATTGACTTCTGCATCCTTGGTACGGACAACCTCCCAAGGACTCTACTGATGTATTTTGCAAACACTCCATCATCCCTTTCCAATTACTTCCCTACCATTCTTTGTAATTCCCATAAGTTCAACAGAACAGTCATAAACAACAACTTATTATATGCCACATTTGACAAGTCCTCTAATGACGAGCCTCGCCTGCTCAGTTCTTATGATTTTGAGGTAATGATTCAGAGTGGAGCAGCCTTTGCCACACGATTCAAGTCAGATGATCCAGTGCTTGATCGCATTGACCGTGAGATTTTGGGGCGCAGTCCTGGGAATGTGGTGCCTGGTGGCTGGTGCTTAGGTGAGTCTGGAAATCACACATGTTCAGTTTGGGGAGATTCCAATGTTTTGAGGCCTAGTCTGGGAGCAAGAAGACTTGAAAAACGAATTGTTGAATTGCTATCAAATGGTACATTTCAGTCTCATCAATGTGTAGTTGAATGA